The sequence agtgggggatagacagattacgggtccggagattatacaagaaactaccgagaagatcatccaaattcaacaacggttgaaaaccgcccaaagtcgacaaaagagctacgctgacattaaaagaaaagatatagaatttgaaattggagagatggtcatgcttaaagttgcaccttggaaaggcgttgttcgatttggtaaacgagggaaattaaatccaaggtatattggaccattcaagattattgatcgtgtcggaccagtagcttaccgacttgagttacctcaacaactcgcggctgtacataacactttccacgtctcgaatttgaagaaatgttttgctaaagaagatctcactattccgttagatgaaatccaaatcaacgaaaaactccaattcatcgaagaacccgtcgaaataatggatcgtgaggttaaaagacttaagcaaaacaagataccaattgttaaggttcgatggaatgctcgtagaggacccgagttcacctgggagcgtgaagatcagatgaagaagaaatacccgcatctatttccagaagattcgtcaacaccttcaacagcttaaaatttcgggacgaaatttatttaacgggtaggtactgtagtgacccgaacttttccatgtttatatatattaattgagattgatatttacatgattaaatgtttccaacatgttaagcaatcaaacttgttaagacttgattaattgaaataggtttcatatagacaattgaccacccaagttgaccggtgattcacgaacgttaaaacttgtaaaaactatatgatgacatatatatggttatatatatagttaacattatattattataattaaacatatcattaagtatattaacaatgaactacatatgtaaaaacaagactactaacttaatgattttgaaacgagacatatgtgtaacgattatcgttgtaacgacatttaatgtatatatattatattaagagatattcgtacatcataatatcatgataatataataatttaaaatctcttttgatattataaacattgggttaacaacatttaacaagatcgttaacctaaaggtttcaaaacaacatttacatgtaacgactaacgatgacttaacgactcagttaaaatgtatatacatgtagtgttttaatatgtatttatacacttttgaaagacttcaatacacttatcaaaatacttctacttaacaaaaatgcttacaattacatcctcgttcagtttcatcaacaattctactcgtatgcacccgtattcgtactcgtacaatacacagcttttagatgtatgtactattggtatatacactccaatgatcagctcttagcagcccatgtgagtcacctaacacatgtgggaaccatcatttggcaactagcatgaaatatctcataaaattacaaaaatatgagtaatcattcatgacttatttacatgaaaacaaaattacatatcctttatatctaatccatacaccaacgaccaaaaatacctaaaaacactttcattcttcaattttcttcatctaattgatctctctcaagttctatcttcaagttctaagtgttcttcataaattccaaaagttctagtttcataaaatcaagaatactttcaagtttgctagctcacttccaatcttgtaaggtgatcatccaacctcaagaaatctttgtttcttacagtaggttatcattctaatacaaggtaataatcatattcaaactttggttcaatttctataactataacaatcttatttcaagtgatgatcttacttgaacttgttttcgtgtcatgattctgcttcaagaacttcgagccatctaaggatccattgaagctagatccatttttctcttttccagtaggtttatccaaggaaattaaggtagtaatgatgttcataacatcattcgattcatacatataaagctatcttattcgaaggtttaaacttgtaatcactagaacatagtttagttaattctaaacttgttcgcaaacaaaagttaatccttctaacttgacttttaaaatcaactaaacacatgttctatatctatatgatatgctaacttaatgatttaaaacctggaaacacgaaaaacaccgtaaaaccggatttacgccgtcgtagtaacaccgcgggctgttttgggttagttaattaaaaactatgataaactttgatttaaaagttgttattctgagaaaattatttttattatgaacatgaaactatatccaaaaattatggttaaactcaaagtggaagtatgttttctaaaatggtcatctagacgtcgttctttcgactgaaatgactacctttacaaaaacgacttgtaacttatttttccgactataaacctatactttttctgtttagattcataaaatagagttcaatatgaaaccatagcaatttgattcactcaaaacggatttaaaatgaagaagttatgggtaaaacaagattggataatttttctcattttagctacgtgaaaattggtaacaaatctattccaaccataacttaatcaacttgtattgtatattatgtaatcttgagataccatagacacgtatacaatgtttcgacctatcatgtctacacatctatatatatttcggaacaaccatagacactctatatgtgaatgttggagttagctatacagggttgaggttgattccaaaatatatatagtttgagttgtgatcaatactgagatacgtatacactgggtcgtggattgattcaagataatatttatcgatttatttctgtacatctaactgtggacaactagttgtaggttactaacgaggacagctgacttaataaacttaaaacatcaaaatatattaaaagtgttgtaaatatattttgaacatactttgatatatatgtatatattgttataggttcgtgaatcaaccagtggccaagtcttacttcccgacgaagtaaaaaatctgtgaaagtgagttatagtcccacttttaaaatctaatatttttgggatgagaatacatgcaagttttataaatgatttacaaaatagacacaagtacgtgaaactacattctatggttgaattatcgaaatcgaatatgcccctttttattaagtctggtaatctgagaattagggaacagacaccctaattgacgcgaatcctaaagatagatctattgggcctaacaaaccccatccaaagtaccggatgctttagtacttcgaaatttatatcatatccgaagggtgtcccggaatgatggggatattcttatatatgcatcttgttaatgtcggttaccaggtgttcaccatatgaatgatttttatctctatgtatgggatgtgtattgaaatatgaaatcttgtggtctattattatgatttgatatatataggttaaacctataactcaccaacatttttgttgacgttttaagcatgtttattctcaggtgattattaagagcttccgctgtcgcatacttaaataaggacgagatttggagtccatgcttgtatgatattgtgtaaaaactgcattcaagaaacttattttgttgtaacatatttgtattgtaaaccattatgtaatggtcgtgtgtaaacaggatattttagattatcattatttgataatctacttaaagctttttaaacctttattgatgaaataaaggttatggtttgttttaaaatgaatgcagtctttgaaaaacgtctcatatagaggtcaaaacctcgcaacgaaatcaattaatatggaccgtttttaatcaataagaacgggacatttcattatgtatcttatagattatacaagatctgacatttcttttgcagttaatttgttgacaaggttcagctcagcccctaccaaaagacattggaatgggatcaaacaaatagtttgataccttcggggaactactgatttataattattttattctaacaactcgaaacaagatttgtttggttatacagatgcagattatttatccgatctacataaagctaaatctcaaactggatatgtattcctaaatggaggcaccgcaatatcatgacgttctcaaaacaaacactttttgcgacatcatcaaatcatgccgaagtgattgcattacatgaagctactcgggaatgattttagttaagatcaatgatacaaatcattattgattcttgtggactagaacgctataaaagcgtaacaactatctatgaagataatacagcttacataatacaaatgaaagaagagtatcaaaaatgacagaacaaaacataaatgctgacgaggcgctaaagctataaacggtcttaacggtcataagtttgatggaaaagaatggtatattggtaaggctcagaaaaagactgaaagggaataggaactgaaacaacggtttgaacaaaccatgaaggagactgtagacaaatcacgagggccaaacttgtacataaaagatttagatgatacagtttcagatgaaaacctcagatttttctcatatactcaagatatcgtaaaagacaaccagattaaaatgagatatgttcaatcaacaactctgctgatctttataccaaagcactgctaactgctattttcagaacacacgttcataatattggcatgaggcatgttcagaagatgtaacaactcaggcgttgcctacttgagggggagtcaactttatgctgcactctttttcccttagctaaagttttatcccaatgagttttctttagcaaggtttttaacgaggcagtactagttattctctaataaaattgtcatccaagggggagtgttataaaatatatctagattgtgttataaaatatctagattggatgttaattttattattattatatttcttgcatagtaatattttatactataaatagacatgtatggtaaccatttaaggtgcaccatttctcttgaaataagaatatcaatatttcttctctccttattctctctttttctctctttgttcttataaccattaaaggtagttataagcctactgaattataacaatttatataataTTCGTGATTATTATATAGACGATAAAAGAAATTTTGGTACATCATCTTTCACACAACCTAAATACTAAATACCTACACTCAAATGGGGTTGCAACACGATAAAACTGtaaagtttttaatttttatatcgaCTTCAATGATCTGTTCTATCTAATACATATATTCTACGTTGTATACTACTCTTATTATAATCGATTTATAGCGTTAGAAAATCTTTTTCTATACATAATACAGTAACATTTAAAAACATAAAGTCGATACCAAGGAGGTGGGTCATCATGTGGTCTGCCATGATTCGATCTTGGTAACACGTATGTGTGTATACGTGTACACATTATGACTTTTATGCTCGAATCACAAATTATATATTATGATTTCGAATCGCTAGATTTATAATTTCTAATCACGTAGACCATTGAGTGACGTTTCTTTTGGTGTCATTTGTCTTTTTGTACTTTTTGGATGACTAGGTCGTGTTACTTGTTtgggtggagtagtggtggtgttactttttggtgttagttaggagtattgtggtgatgtgttataatataattgggttaagtattaaaaaggggtaaaaataatatttttaaattaataaaaaataaaaaaatgcaaGTGACATGCGTTTCTTGCTCCGTTGGAATGAAACAGAAACCATGGAAACGTCGGGAAGTGACACACCGCTACGCCATATGGTGGCGTTTCTTGTCCTCCAGCTAAGCAATTTGTGGCGTTTCTTCCTCCCGATACAAACAGTCTTATGGACAAGTATAGTCCAACGATAACTCTCTAATTATATTTAGAGAAAATAGCtcaaatatatttaatttttaattttattttaaataCTTCTATAAAGAATTGTCTGAATACAGTGTCCGTTCAAACAAGAAGTTGTTCTAACTTAATATGTTTGAACTTCAAAACTGTCGAGTTCAAACAAATATTTGATCTAACTCTCAATATTTACATTGAGCTCGAACTAGTTcgaacatatttgtattttaactCTCGTTTATTTTGATTAATAGCTTCAAATTTGTCACCttacttttaaataaaaataaaaattaaaatcatCAAAAAACAAAAATAAGTATAAAGTAAAAAAGAGAAGGCGACATAGATCCTAAAATACGGAGAGAAACTTTAGTtataaaataagaaagaaaagaaataaaaaaaaaacgcggtCGAAATGAAGAAGCCTATAAAACCCCTAAAATTTAGATCTCATTTCTCCTCAAATTTCTTCAAATCGCCTACGTCGTCTTTGAATCTGTAAGATTCATATATTTGAATATTTCATTTCGTAAATAATGCTTTTGATCTATGATCTGTTACTTTCAATTTCATTTCACCTTCATATATTGTTTAAGGGAATAAGGGTTTTATATCTTGTTGAACCTCGATCCTCAATTCTCATTTAACGCTCAAATTTTTTAATCATCCTTGTTTTTTAGATTAACATAAATTGTTTACGTCATGATCTGACTAACTAATTATGGATTTAACACACAATTTTGCATATGCGTTTCAGTTTGATCGTTATAGAGATGTATTTCCTACATCTTTTAATTATTGAGATAGGTGTTGTGTTGGTATATTCATTCATTTGATCTTACTACAAACGTTTTGAGTTATTTGACGGCCATTATTATTGATTTTCCGTGATTTGGATTTTCATATTGGATCTGACCAGTACCCTTTAAAGTTTGTGTTTTGATTCTGATCTGATGATTTACTTATTTTTTGTGAttcaattatttatatttacatatatacatgaATGTGGATCTGTTATTAAGGACTTTTAACTGTCATACTTAGCTTACTTATTGAAGGATTTGACCCTGTTTTTGATATAACATTGCTATACAAATCCAATATATAACTAAACGTAGAACCAGGATCaaaaataaatatcttttaattatactatttatattaatatttttagttatgtttatatatatttttaccgcGAGAAAACATTGCATTGCAATTTTttgtaactttgatttaaaagatttATACATACATGGTGATTTTTATAGTTGATCACGGTCTCATATACTACCAGAAGTTGATTTCAGTTTTGTGAATCTGCTCAAAATCTGAATTCTGAATCAAAGttacatattaatatattattgaacCAATGTTTTCTCATCTTGCTCATAAATAAGAATCTGCTATCCTTATATGGATCATCTATATATAATCATGATCAGTTTTCACATTTGGATTAGATTATTATTGAATTGAAACCAATGAGTATTATTATAAGCCTTCCATTTGCAAGTTTTAATTTATTGTTTTTGATTGGGTGCAGAAGTAAGCTAAACACACTTTAGGACTCATGGGGACTGTTGTTGATGCTGAAAATAAGGTAGCAATATTAGCATTATTGTGTTATTCTTTTTCTTTCCGGTCTTCGAATAATTATTGTTGACAACCAAATTAAATGTGTATATTTGATTTCAGGAAGGAACCATGAGTGCTCTTAGTTTAACGAAGCCCAAAGTTGTGTTCGTCCTAGGTGAGGATTTCGATTCTAAGTTGTTTATACATCATATAAACAATTAAACATGTttacaaaaataatactaataagaactaAGCTCTTTTTGTAACTAAGATCTTCATAGCAACTTATGGAATTAAAAGGGAACTTGCTtctaattgttgctaaattaacaTTGAGCAGGAGGCCCGGGCAGTGGTAAGGGCACACAATGTGCAAATATTGTAGAGCACTTTGGGTATACTCATTTAAGTGCTGGAGATCTTCTCCGGGCAGAAATTAAATCCGGTTCTGAAAACGGGTATGATTTATTTTTGACTCATATGACTACTTGAATTAACTTAGAATTGCTtgttctttttatattttaaagcTGCATACTTTGATCTTTTTAAGATCAGAATTTTCCAAATATTTTGGTTTGTAACAATTGTAGGTTAGAGAATTATATTGTGTCCACGCCTTGtatgttaattattattttgatactttATAGGACCATGATTCAGAATATGATTTCTGAAGGAATCATTGTTCCTTCAGAAGTAACAATCAAGCTTCTTGAAAAGGCAATTATGGAAATTGACAATGACAAATTTCTCATCGATGGGTTTCCTCGTAACGAGGAAAATCGGGCAGCCTTTGAGTCAGttgtgagtttcttaattcaaaatatttattaaaattaaaattagtaTGATATTAGATACAATCATTTGACATTAAGAGTTCAAAACCTTTTTGGTTTATATAGACTGGAATTGTACCCAAGTTTGTTCTTTTCTTCGATTGTTCTGAGGAAGAGATGGAGAAGCGCCTATTAGGCCGCAACCAGGTTCGATATATGTATTTTGTAATAtgactatttatttatttatagattaaTTACCGAAAAAACATTATATCAAACATTTGCCAAATTGACAAATGAGCTTGATATTTAACCATTTTGACAAGTATTTTGTTTATAACAATTTTTTATGTGAACAATCTGAtgataaatgtatatatatgatatCTGCTTAATATCGTAAGATAGTTAATGCATATGACTAATGATATTAATGTTGCCTTTTGGGTTATATGCAGGGGAGAGTAGATGATAACATCGAAACAATAAGGAAGCGTTTTAAGGTTTTTGTTGAATCTAGTCTTGCTGTTATCGAGTACTACAACTCCAAGGGGAAGGTCAAAAAGGTAATTACACAAGTTTTTTATTTACTACTCTCATTTGTAATAATGTCATTTGTGATATTAGTAACTGGTAATTTTTGGACTCAGATTGATGCTGGTAAGCCTGTTGGAGAAGTTTTTGAAGCAGTTAAAGCTATTTTCACCCCTGTTGCTGACAAGGTAAAATACTCGCTAAATGTTTGATGACATATTATTGAAAAAGTAAGACTGAAAatgtatttttttaaaaactaattaTTTGAATTCATAAATTTTATTAACTTTAAGATATGATTGTTATGTTTGCAGGCATAGGGGATACTTCATATACAACCTCTGAATAGGTTTTATACAtttgatgagctttatatgtaatatgattttttttttttttttttaatttgatgagctttatatgtattatgattataTTTTATTTGCTGAAACGATAACATGATGACCTGTAacagtaatattgttattatcatagattgttttcattacttttgaaatttttATGTCGCCGCGACTACTTTAGAAACACTCCTTGTCTCTGAATCTTAAGTTGGTGAAGACAAATGTAACTTCATCATTACACAGTTGCACTTTATATGAAAAACTAAAATTCGGATAACAAAAAAGCATCTGGCTAGAACTTTTGGATATAGCTAGTTTGAACATAAAATGTTACCGCAACTAATCATGCCAACTATGTAATTACTAAAAAGTTCATACAAATATGATACCATTATCCTTTATAGTATCAAGAACAATTGCCAGTCTCCCTTCAATTCTTTCGTTCTTTTTCGGTTCGAAGGCTACTGCAAACACATCCGCTTCCTTTGATCTTTCGGCTATTAAAGTTCCAATCACTCTGCAAGCCTCGTTATCAATGAGTGAAGGCAATGCGTTCCTTAAATCCTTTGAATTTGTGGTGGCAACCGATATCACTTTGCTAGTACCCCGATGCATTACTTTTGCATGAATGAATCTTTTAGAAAAGAAAATGTTTAGTTGAAATGGTCTCATGTACATATCCGTCCTTTGTTTCCATGATTTCTTGTTCGGTCTTTTTTCTGCTTCGCTTCGTGATCTTCTTGTCCATGCTGCTTGAACAACAAATCCCTGCAAAacaaaaattaacaaaattaattaattaataaataaaaatgtaatatatatttaGGAAACAGGGAAGAGGAAACAATGCACAAGGTTTGTTTATCCTTATCATTAAGCGAACAACGATTTCAGATTATTTACATGCAATTTGCATTCTTGTCACTTTACTGTCTTATTATTTTGTTCTTACAACAGTGTATAGATTGTaatttacaaaaaaaatatatagcaaTGATGTGTATACACGTAAAATGTTGACACTGTGTATATACCATTTCTTTGTCTCATTTCTACCAACAAGACAGTCTTAATAAAATATTAGGTCAAGCTTATtatacctaaaaaaaaaaaaaaaaaaaaggaaaaaaaggaAAACTGGCAAGATGATAGTCTTGTACAATCAAATAATGTGAGATAAGATGACCTCGTCCGAAATTAAGTGTGTATATACTACATACTGCATACATATATGCATATACAAATGAACAAAGCCAGTATAGAAGTCAAACAAAAAAGTGCCAAAATTAGGTCTAAAGTCATATTTGTGTAAAGCAGTGAAGGATGTTATCACAGTTAAGGAGGCCTCAAATCTTCAATTATGTTACGTTTCTCAAACAACCTCCTAAAATACTCCCGTAACAATTTCATTGTTTACAGATTTTGATTTCATTATTTACGATTTGGTTTTTGATGTTTCAATAGATTATACCTAACTTTCGGTATTTTTATTTAAGTCTTAATATGTGACTTCTGACTGGTAAAAGGTGGGTCAATACAATCTTTGGGTACATGAAGATCTGAAAGTTTGTTGCTTAGTTTCTATTTCTATACAGAATGTTAGTCTTCATGATAGGTAATCTGCTAAGTACATTTTAAGACGAATACATTTACAAATACTTATGTAAACTATCTACCTTTCATGCTGTCTATGATGCTTTTATTGGCTTCTCAAAAAATGTACAACAggaaattttagttttattactccctcctcttcttcttgtcttcatttTACTATACTTCGTAAAACAATACATGAATATTAATGTTACATTAATGTTTTTAGTACTAATTTATTTATCTCACTTGGGTTTCTGTCTAACGTAGACGACCCTCAAGTTATAAATAAAGCTAGTTGAGGCTATGTCCACATCACAAGTCACTTGGTTTTTTAGAGTTTAGTtttgatcccttttcaaaatatatGTCCGTTACATACATTCTTATTCTAATTCTCATACTAATAAACTTTCAACTTATAAAATGGAACATTTGTTTTTCTGCACTAaatttctaaatatatatatacattctctATTGGACTTATCCGTTTAGCCGTTTACGTTTATTCTCTACCTAACTTAAACGCATATACAATTTCTACATACTTGACACCCTCCTATACAAAACTTACAAACTATCTAATTTATCACAACCAGAAATGAGCTAGTAGTATATAAGAAACTAGtataaaaacaacaacaaca comes from Rutidosis leptorrhynchoides isolate AG116_Rl617_1_P2 chromosome 4, CSIRO_AGI_Rlap_v1, whole genome shotgun sequence and encodes:
- the LOC139841735 gene encoding uncharacterized protein, which produces MSLDTSMAASCISCSSSSSLSFILQPEFLKIKSHKPISLSWCSSFPQLNISFNSVSPNRNLRNQGFVVQAAWTRRSRSEAEKRPNKKSWKQRTDMYMRPFQLNIFFSKRFIHAKVMHRGTSKVISVATTNSKDLRNALPSLIDNEACRVIGTLIAERSKEADVFAVAFEPKKNERIEGRLAIVLDTIKDNGIIFV
- the LOC139843725 gene encoding UMP-CMP kinase 4-like, coding for MGTVVDAENKEGTMSALSLTKPKVVFVLGGPGSGKGTQCANIVEHFGYTHLSAGDLLRAEIKSGSENGTMIQNMISEGIIVPSEVTIKLLEKAIMEIDNDKFLIDGFPRNEENRAAFESVTGIVPKFVLFFDCSEEEMEKRLLGRNQGRVDDNIETIRKRFKVFVESSLAVIEYYNSKGKVKKIDAGKPVGEVFEAVKAIFTPVADKA